The following are encoded in a window of Fusarium oxysporum f. sp. lycopersici 4287 chromosome 5, whole genome shotgun sequence genomic DNA:
- a CDS encoding hypothetical protein (At least one base has a quality score < 10), which translates to MSPVVCAVGDMDISVSSGYSVANTVGGSAGVDLTFVKDKLAGSLGINYSRTWTTQTSVITKATIKDGQCGVMITKPLTTRRSGRQFRGCIGSATEVGTWYADSRGEGSYNGITWIEGAISACAKPGSNPPLSRCNGQGNFR; encoded by the coding sequence ATGTCGCCTGTTGTCTGCGCCGTCGGGGACATGGACATCAGTGTGTCTTCAGGCTACAGCGTCGCCAACACCGTTGGAGGCAGTGCTGGAGTCGATCTCACGTTCGTCAAGGACAAGCTGGCTGGGTCTCTTGGCATCAACTACAGCCGCACCTGGACCACGCAGACCTCAGTCATCACCAAAGCTACTATCAAGGATGGTCAGTGTGGTGTCATGATCACCAAGCCTCTCACCACTCGTCGTTCTGGTCGTCAGTTCCGCGGCTGCATTGGATCTGCCACTGAGGTCGGTACTTGGTATGCCGATAGCCGTGGCGAGGGAAGCTACAACGGCATCACCTGGATTGAAGGTGCTATCTCTGCTTGTGCTAAGCCTGGTAGCAACCCTCCCCTGTCTCGCTGCAACGGACAAGGAAACTTCCGATGA